Proteins encoded together in one Astatotilapia calliptera chromosome 7, fAstCal1.2, whole genome shotgun sequence window:
- the LOC113026600 gene encoding unconventional myosin-Va-like isoform X1, which translates to MAAAELYSKYARVWLPDAAEVWKSAELTKDYTPGDQTLSLQLEDGTKVEHKIDPRTNNLPPLRNPDILVGENDLTALSYLHEPAVLHNLKVRFIDSRLIYTYCGIVLVAINPYERLPIYDAAIINAYSGQNMGDMDPHIFAVAEEAYKQMARDERNQSIIVSGESGAGKTVSAKYAMRYFATVSSSGEANVEERVLASSPIMEALGNAKTTRNDNSSRFGKYIEIGFDTKYCITGANMRTYLLEKSRVVFQAHSERNYHIFYQLCASSHLPEFKAFRLGCADDFHCTNQGQSPVIDGVDDAKEMCNTRRSFSLLGIGESDQMEIYQILSAILHLSNVEVKDQSADRCSIKQDDVHLMVFCDLMGVPCEEMAHWLCHRKLKTTTETFVKPVPKINAIYGRDALAKHIYARLFSWIVDSINSALKSTVKQHSFIGVLDIYGFETFDINSFEQFCINYANEKLQQQFNLHVFKLEQEEYMKEEIPWTLIDFYDNQPCINLIEAKLGVLDLLDEECKMPKGSDETWAQKLYNTLLKQNAHFEKPRLSNRAFIIHHFADKVEYQCVGFLEKNKDTVNEEQINVLKKSKFDLLLKLFEDDEKAANSSNKLTSSIGRAGSAKKDTKKTVGLQFRQSLHLLMETLNATTPHYVRCIKPNDHKAPFTLDPVRAVQQLRACGILETIRISAAGFPSRWTYQEFFSRYRVLMKQKDLLPDRKQACKNLLEKLIKDQGKYQFGKNKIFFRAGQVAFLEKLRSDKLRMACVSIQKTIRCWLARKKYLRMRESAITIQKHVRGHQARCYAKFLLQTRAAIIIQRNVRMWSKRKLYQQQRSAAITVQCFWRAHMARKQYHKLMYEKKAIVIQKWVKGWLARQHYKRILAAIILLQSCVRRMRAKRELKKLKVEARSVEHFKKLNIGMENKILQLQHKINEQQKENRELSEKLSVTEKAQTMEIERQSSEIENLRRSEQETRAKAERLPSLLEQLSFLQHELENTRREKEDLEEQTKVYKEQTEQVVDELNTKNNLLKNDVDELNKQIVEQAQQLTEIQTNAENTKQLEQDLTEERSRYQSLLSEHLHLEERHRDLKEQMDLNTTSSKSSLKRTDSNYSSNSSEFSQSLGSTEGEDSSVQTEDETQTAVDLPVLLKLQRRVKELEQEKQSLWQQLDKREEDQQEKAKVVEEQRTSGRAELDLETLKRQELESENKKLKQDLNELRKSLTNENSDLVPPAPGSLPYKVLLEQLNSSTEELEMRKEEVLLLRSHLVRQEALKHKDSALGEGVKLDLSEIPSYQDVHKSTDIHTLNEDGELWLAYEGLKETNRLLEYQMHEQERVHNERYMKLVEEMNKLKDEKEQQQQMLAQSLLLPEDARIEASLKLEITRLTRENLELLEQQEKQDKTIRKLKKQLKLYMKKVEDFEVSTEQETRRSVVSPPGRAVNITRKEKEYQGMLEYKQGDESRLLKNLVIDLKPRGVAVSFTPGLPAYIIFMCVRYADIVNDDQRVSTLLNSTISSIKGVIKRRGNDFEVVSFWLANTCRLMHCLKQYSGDEVFMVHNTAKQNEHCLTNFELSEYQQVFGDLAIQIYRQLIKCMEDILQHLIVSSMLENETIQGVLGSKPTGLRKRSTSFSEEGAVTMEVLLQRLGLFHTTMSQHGMDSDLIKQVVKQQFYIICAVTLNHLLLRKDMCSWGKGLQIRYNVWQLEEWLAERELTDCGAKETLEPLIQAAQLLQIKKKTEADAQAICNMCTGLTTAQIVKVLTLYTPVIEFEERVSPSFITTIKNLLKDRAESSTLMMDAKKIFTVTLPFTPSSVALDTVQIPSSLNLGFLTRI; encoded by the exons ATGGCAGCCGCTGAACTTTACTCCAAG TATGCCCGTGTATGGCTCCCAGATGCAGCAGAAGTGTGGAAATCAGCAGAGCTTACCAAAGACTACACTCCTGGCGACCAGACGCTCTCTCTGCAGCTGGAGGATGGCACG AAAGTGGAGCACAAAATAGACCCACGTACCAACAACCTGCCACCACTAAGAAACCCAGATATCCTGGTGGGGGAGAATGACCTCACAGCTCTCAGCTATCTCCATGAGCCAGCAGTGCTACACAACCTCAAAGTGCGCTTTATCGACTCCAGGTTGATTTACACATACTGTG GAATTGTCCTGGTTGCCATCAATCCGTATGAGAGACTGCCCATTTATGACGCTGCCATCATTAATGCCTACAGCGGACAAAACATGGGGGATATGGATCCCCACATCTTTGCAGTTGCAGAGGAGGCATACAAACAGATGGCCAG GGATGAAAGAAATCAGTCCATTATAGTAAGTGGTGAGTCTGGGGCTGGCAAAACCGTCTCTGCCAAGTATGCAATGCGTTACTTTGCAACAGTCAGCTCCTCTGGAGAGGCCAATGTGGAGGAGCGAGTTCTTGCATCCAGTCCCATCATGGAG gCCCTTGGAAATGCCAAGACAACAAGGAACGACAACAGCAGCCGCTTTGGAAAATACATTGAGATTGGGTTTGACACAAAGTATTGCATAACTGGGGCTAACATGAGAACCTACTTACTGGAAAAGTCTCGAGTTGTGTTTCAG GCCCACAGTGAAAGGAACTACCATATATTCTACCAGCTATGTGCCTCTTCACATTTACCAGAGTTCAAAGCCTTCAGGTTAG GTTGCGCAGATGACTTCCACTGCACTAACCAGGGTCAGAGCCCAGTCATAGATGGAGTGGATGATGCCAAAGAGATGTGCAATACCCGTAGGTCTTTCTCACTGTTAG GAATTGGGGAAAGTGATCAAATGGAAATTTACCAAATTCTGTCAGCTATTCTTCATCTTAGCAATGTGGAGGTAAAAGACCAGTCAGCAGACAGATGCAGCATAAAG CAGGATGATGTCCACCTGATGGTTTTCTGTGACCTGATGGGAGTGCCTTGCGAAGAAATGGCCCACTGGTTATGCCACAGGAAGCTCAAGACAACCACGGAAACCTTTGTTAAGCCTGTTCCCAAAATTAATGCGATCTATGGCCGAGATGCCCTAGCCAAACACATTTATGCCAGACTCTTCAGCTGGATTGTGGACAGTATCAACAGTGCCTTAAAATCCACAGTGAAGCAGCACTCATTCATTGGTGTGCTCGACATTTACGG GTTTGAAACTTTTGACATCAACAGCTTCGAACAGTTCTGCATCAACTATGCCAATGAAAAGCTTCAACAACAGTTCAACCTG CATGTCTTCAAACTGGAACAAGAGGAGTACATGAAAGAGGAAATCCCTTGGACACTGATTGACTTCTATGACAATCAGCCTTGTATTAATCTCATCGAAGCCAAACTGGGCGTCCTGGACCTTCTGGATGAGGAGTGTAAG ATGCCCAAAGGATCTGACGAAACATGGGCACAGAAGCTGTACAACACCCTCCTGAAGCAGAATGCTCACTTTGAAAAACCAAGGTTGTCAAATAGAGCTTTCATCATCCACCACTTTGCTGACAAG GTGGAGTATCAGTGTGTGGGCTTCCTGGAGAAAAATAAGGACACAGTCAATGAAGAACAGATTAATGTGCTGAAAAAGAGCAAG TTTGATCTGCTGCTGAAGCTATTTGAGGATGATGAGAAGGCAGCAAATTCTTCTAACAAACTTACAAGCAGCATTGGAAGGGCTGGATCAGCTAAGAAGGATACTAAGAAGACTGTTGGACTGCAG TTTCGACAGTCCCTGCATTTGCTGATGGAAACACTGAATGCTACAACTCCTCACTACGTGCGCTGCATCAAACCAAATGACCATAAAGCTCCGTTCAC attgGACCCTGTGAGGGCTGTACAACAGCTTCGAGCATGTGGCATCCTCGAAACTATCCGGATCTCAGCAGCAGGCTTCCCATCAAG GTGGACCTATCAGGAATTTTTTAGCCGCTATCGGGTTCTCATGAAGCAAAAGGACTTGCTTCCTGATAGAAAACAGGCCTGCAAAAATCTCCTGGAAAAACTTATAAAG gacCAGGGGAAATACCAGTTTGGCAAAAACAAGATCTTCTTCAGAGCTGGCCAGGTGGCTTTCTTGGAGAAGCTGCGCTCGGACAAATTGCGTATGGCTTGTGTCTCCATCCAGAAGACTATTCGCTGCTGGCTGGCACGCAAAAAGTACCTGAGGATGAGGGAGTCTGCCATTACTATTCAGAAACATGTACGGGGTCACCAGGCACGCTG TTATGCCAAGTTTCTGCTGCAAACCAGAGCAGCTATTATCATTCAGCGCAATGTGCGAATGTGGTCGAAAAGGAAACTCTAccagcagcagcgttctgcagCTATCACTGTTCAGTGCTTCTGGAGGGCTCACATGGCTAGAAAGCAGTACCATAAG TTGATGTATGAGAAAAAGGCAATAGTCATTCAGAAGTGGGTGAAAGGCTGGCTGGCCAGACAGCATTACAAGCGCATCCTGGCAGCCATTATCCTGCTGCAGAGTTGTGTGCGTCGCATGAGGGCAAAGAGGGAACTAAAGAAGCTGAAAGTAGAAGCACGCTCTGTGGAGCACTTCAAGAAGCTCAATATTGGCATGGAGAACAAGATTTTGCAGTTGCAGCACAAGATAAATGAGCAG caaaaggaaaacagagaacTCAGTGAGAAGCTGAGTGTTACGGAGAAAGCTCAGACTATGGAgatagagagacagagcagTGAGATAGAAAACCTGCGTAGATCAGAGCAAGAGACCAGAGCTAAAGCAGAGAGGCTACCCTCACTGCTGGAGCAGCTCTCCTTCCTCCAGCACGAACTGGAAAACACCcgcagagagaaggaagaccTGGAAGAGCAGACAAAGGTCTACAAGGAGCAGACAGAGCAG GTGGTAGATGAACTTAACACGAAGAACAACTTGTTGAAAAATGACGTAGATGAACTGAACAAGCAAATCGTTGAACAAGCGCAACAGCTGACAG AGATTCAAACCAACGCTGAGAACACCAAACAGCTGGAGCAGGACTTGACTGAGGAACGTTCTCGATACCAAAGTCTGCTGAGCGAACACCTGCATCTGGAGGAGCGGCACAGAGACCTGAAGGAACAGATGGATCTCAACACT ACTTCAAGCAAATCTAGTCTGAAGAGGACAGACTCCAACTACAGCAGTAACTCATCTGAGTTTAGTCAGAGCTTAGGCTCTACTGAGGGTGAAGACAGCTCTGTACAAACAGAG GATGAGACCCAGACTGCAGTGGACCTGCCAGTCCTCTTGAAGCTTCAGAGGAGAGTGAaagagctggagcaggagaaaCAGTCACTATGGCAGCAGCTGGATAAACGAGAGGAAGACCagcaagaaaaagcaaaa gtGGTCGAGGAACAGAGAACAAGTGGAAGAGCAGAACTGGACTTGGAAACATTGAAG CGACAAGAACTGGAGTCTGAGAACAAGAAATTGAAGCAGGATCTAAATGAGCTGCGAAAGTCTCTGACTAATGAGAACAGTGATTTAGTGCCCCCTGCCCCTGGTTCTCTGCCCTACAAAGTCCTGCTGGAGCAACTCAATTCTTCCACAGAGGAGCTGGAGATGAGGAAAGAGGAGGTGCTGCTCCTGCGGTCGCATTTGGTGCGCCAAGAGGCTCTTAAACACAAG GACTCTGCACTGGGAGAAGGTGTGAAATTGGATCTCAGTGAAATCCCCTCATATCAAGATGTTCACAA ATCCACTGACATCCACACACTGAATGAAGATGGAGAGCTGTGGCTGGCTTATGAAGGCTTGAAAGAGACAAATAG GCTTCTGGAGTACCAGATGCACGAGCAGGAACGGGTTCACAATGAGAGGTACATGAAGCTGGTAGAGGAGATGAACAAGCTGAAGGATGaaaaggagcagcagcagcagatgttgGCTCAGAGCCTCCTTTTGCCTGAAGATGCCCGAATTGAAGCAAGCTTGAAGCTTGAGATTACACGGCTGACCAGAGAGAACCTG GAACTTCTGGAACAGCAagagaaacaagacaaaaccaTTAGAAAGCTGAAAAAACAACTTAAGCTTTACATGAAAAAGGTTGAAGATTTTGAAG tGAGCACTGAGCAAGAGACCAGACGCTCAGTGGTGAGTCCTCCTGGCAGAGCAGTGAACATCACCCGCAAGGAGAAGGAGTACCAGGGCATGTTGGAGTACAAGCAGGGTGACGAGAGCCGGTTGCTTAAGAATCTGGTCATAG ATCTGAAGCCTCGCGGCGTTGCTGTCAGCTTCACTCCAGGCCTTCCTGCCTACATCATCTTCATGTGCGTACGATATGCAGACATTGTGAATGACGATCAGAGAGTTAGCACTCTGCTAAATTCAACCATCAGCAGCATCAAAGGGGTCATCAAG AGGAGAGGAAATGACTTTGAAGTGGTGTCTTTCTGGCTGGCTAACACCTGCCGGTTAATGCACTGTCTGAAGCAGTACAGTGGTGATGAG GTGTTTATGGTGCACAACACGGCTAAGCAGAATGAGCACTGCTTGACCAATTTTGAACTATCAGAGTACCAGCAGGTCTTTGGCGATCTGGCCATTCAGATTTACCGTCAACTCATCAAATGTATGGAGGACATCCTGCAGCACCTCATAG TTTCGAGCATGCTGGAGAACGAGACAATCCAGGGTGTTTTAGGGTCCAAACCAACAGgcctgaggaagaggagcaccAGTTTCTCAGAAGAGGGGGCTGTTACAATGGAGGTCCTCCTGCAGCGTCTTGGCCTCTTCCACACCACCATGAGTCAGCATGGGATGGACTCAGACCTCATTAAACAGGTGGTCAAGCAGCAGTTTTACATCATCTGTGCGGTCACACTCAACCACCTGCTGCTGCGGAAGGACATGTGCTCCTGGGGTAAAGGCCTGCAGATCAG GTACAATGTATGGCAGCTGGAGGAGTGGCTGGCTGAGAGAGAGCTGACAGACTGTGGTGCAAAAGAAACTCTGGAGCCTCTCATACAGGCTGCACAGCTTCTACAGATCAAGAAAAAGACTGAAGCAGATGCCCAAGCCATCTGCAACATGTGCACTGGCCTCACCACAGCGCAG ATTGTCAAAGTATTGACCTTGTACACACCGGTGATTGAGTTTGAAGAGAGAGTGTCACCTTCATTCATCACAACGATTAAA AACCTTTTGAAAGACAGAGCTGAGTCATCCACTTTGATGATGGATGCCAAGAAAATCTTCACCGTCACCCTCCCGTTCACACCTTCCTCTGTTGCTCTGGACACCGTCCAGATCCCGAGTAGCCTCAATCTGGGCTTCCTTACTCGCATCTAG
- the LOC113026600 gene encoding unconventional myosin-Va-like isoform X2, whose product MAAAELYSKYARVWLPDAAEVWKSAELTKDYTPGDQTLSLQLEDGTKVEHKIDPRTNNLPPLRNPDILVGENDLTALSYLHEPAVLHNLKVRFIDSRLIYTYCGIVLVAINPYERLPIYDAAIINAYSGQNMGDMDPHIFAVAEEAYKQMARDERNQSIIVSGESGAGKTVSAKYAMRYFATVSSSGEANVEERVLASSPIMEALGNAKTTRNDNSSRFGKYIEIGFDTKYCITGANMRTYLLEKSRVVFQAHSERNYHIFYQLCASSHLPEFKAFRLGCADDFHCTNQGQSPVIDGVDDAKEMCNTRRSFSLLGIGESDQMEIYQILSAILHLSNVEVKDQSADRCSIKQDDVHLMVFCDLMGVPCEEMAHWLCHRKLKTTTETFVKPVPKINAIYGRDALAKHIYARLFSWIVDSINSALKSTVKQHSFIGVLDIYGFETFDINSFEQFCINYANEKLQQQFNLHVFKLEQEEYMKEEIPWTLIDFYDNQPCINLIEAKLGVLDLLDEECKMPKGSDETWAQKLYNTLLKQNAHFEKPRLSNRAFIIHHFADKVEYQCVGFLEKNKDTVNEEQINVLKKSKFDLLLKLFEDDEKAANSSNKLTSSIGRAGSAKKDTKKTVGLQFRQSLHLLMETLNATTPHYVRCIKPNDHKAPFTLDPVRAVQQLRACGILETIRISAAGFPSRWTYQEFFSRYRVLMKQKDLLPDRKQACKNLLEKLIKDQGKYQFGKNKIFFRAGQVAFLEKLRSDKLRMACVSIQKTIRCWLARKKYLRMRESAITIQKHVRGHQARCYAKFLLQTRAAIIIQRNVRMWSKRKLYQQQRSAAITVQCFWRAHMARKQYHKLMYEKKAIVIQKWVKGWLARQHYKRILAAIILLQSCVRRMRAKRELKKLKVEARSVEHFKKLNIGMENKILQLQHKINEQQKENRELSEKLSVTEKAQTMEIERQSSEIENLRRSEQETRAKAERLPSLLEQLSFLQHELENTRREKEDLEEQTKVYKEQTEQVVDELNTKNNLLKNDVDELNKQIVEQAQQLTEIQTNAENTKQLEQDLTEERSRYQSLLSEHLHLEERHRDLKEQMDLNTTSSKSSLKRTDSNYSSNSSEFSQSLGSTEGEDSSVQTEDETQTAVDLPVLLKLQRRVKELEQEKQSLWQQLDKREEDQQEKAKVVEEQRTSGRAELDLETLKRQELESENKKLKQDLNELRKSLTNENSDLVPPAPGSLPYKVLLEQLNSSTEELEMRKEEVLLLRSHLVRQEALKHKDSALGEGVKLDLSEIPSYQDVHKSTDIHTLNEDGELWLAYEGLKETNRLLEYQMHEQERVHNERYMKLVEEMNKLKDEKEQQQQMLAQSLLLPEDARIEASLKLEITRLTRENLELLEQQEKQDKTIRKLKKQLKLYMKKVEDFEVSTEQETRRSVVSPPGRAVNITRKEKEYQGMLEYKQGDESRLLKNLVIASLQAFLPTSSSCAYDMQTL is encoded by the exons ATGGCAGCCGCTGAACTTTACTCCAAG TATGCCCGTGTATGGCTCCCAGATGCAGCAGAAGTGTGGAAATCAGCAGAGCTTACCAAAGACTACACTCCTGGCGACCAGACGCTCTCTCTGCAGCTGGAGGATGGCACG AAAGTGGAGCACAAAATAGACCCACGTACCAACAACCTGCCACCACTAAGAAACCCAGATATCCTGGTGGGGGAGAATGACCTCACAGCTCTCAGCTATCTCCATGAGCCAGCAGTGCTACACAACCTCAAAGTGCGCTTTATCGACTCCAGGTTGATTTACACATACTGTG GAATTGTCCTGGTTGCCATCAATCCGTATGAGAGACTGCCCATTTATGACGCTGCCATCATTAATGCCTACAGCGGACAAAACATGGGGGATATGGATCCCCACATCTTTGCAGTTGCAGAGGAGGCATACAAACAGATGGCCAG GGATGAAAGAAATCAGTCCATTATAGTAAGTGGTGAGTCTGGGGCTGGCAAAACCGTCTCTGCCAAGTATGCAATGCGTTACTTTGCAACAGTCAGCTCCTCTGGAGAGGCCAATGTGGAGGAGCGAGTTCTTGCATCCAGTCCCATCATGGAG gCCCTTGGAAATGCCAAGACAACAAGGAACGACAACAGCAGCCGCTTTGGAAAATACATTGAGATTGGGTTTGACACAAAGTATTGCATAACTGGGGCTAACATGAGAACCTACTTACTGGAAAAGTCTCGAGTTGTGTTTCAG GCCCACAGTGAAAGGAACTACCATATATTCTACCAGCTATGTGCCTCTTCACATTTACCAGAGTTCAAAGCCTTCAGGTTAG GTTGCGCAGATGACTTCCACTGCACTAACCAGGGTCAGAGCCCAGTCATAGATGGAGTGGATGATGCCAAAGAGATGTGCAATACCCGTAGGTCTTTCTCACTGTTAG GAATTGGGGAAAGTGATCAAATGGAAATTTACCAAATTCTGTCAGCTATTCTTCATCTTAGCAATGTGGAGGTAAAAGACCAGTCAGCAGACAGATGCAGCATAAAG CAGGATGATGTCCACCTGATGGTTTTCTGTGACCTGATGGGAGTGCCTTGCGAAGAAATGGCCCACTGGTTATGCCACAGGAAGCTCAAGACAACCACGGAAACCTTTGTTAAGCCTGTTCCCAAAATTAATGCGATCTATGGCCGAGATGCCCTAGCCAAACACATTTATGCCAGACTCTTCAGCTGGATTGTGGACAGTATCAACAGTGCCTTAAAATCCACAGTGAAGCAGCACTCATTCATTGGTGTGCTCGACATTTACGG GTTTGAAACTTTTGACATCAACAGCTTCGAACAGTTCTGCATCAACTATGCCAATGAAAAGCTTCAACAACAGTTCAACCTG CATGTCTTCAAACTGGAACAAGAGGAGTACATGAAAGAGGAAATCCCTTGGACACTGATTGACTTCTATGACAATCAGCCTTGTATTAATCTCATCGAAGCCAAACTGGGCGTCCTGGACCTTCTGGATGAGGAGTGTAAG ATGCCCAAAGGATCTGACGAAACATGGGCACAGAAGCTGTACAACACCCTCCTGAAGCAGAATGCTCACTTTGAAAAACCAAGGTTGTCAAATAGAGCTTTCATCATCCACCACTTTGCTGACAAG GTGGAGTATCAGTGTGTGGGCTTCCTGGAGAAAAATAAGGACACAGTCAATGAAGAACAGATTAATGTGCTGAAAAAGAGCAAG TTTGATCTGCTGCTGAAGCTATTTGAGGATGATGAGAAGGCAGCAAATTCTTCTAACAAACTTACAAGCAGCATTGGAAGGGCTGGATCAGCTAAGAAGGATACTAAGAAGACTGTTGGACTGCAG TTTCGACAGTCCCTGCATTTGCTGATGGAAACACTGAATGCTACAACTCCTCACTACGTGCGCTGCATCAAACCAAATGACCATAAAGCTCCGTTCAC attgGACCCTGTGAGGGCTGTACAACAGCTTCGAGCATGTGGCATCCTCGAAACTATCCGGATCTCAGCAGCAGGCTTCCCATCAAG GTGGACCTATCAGGAATTTTTTAGCCGCTATCGGGTTCTCATGAAGCAAAAGGACTTGCTTCCTGATAGAAAACAGGCCTGCAAAAATCTCCTGGAAAAACTTATAAAG gacCAGGGGAAATACCAGTTTGGCAAAAACAAGATCTTCTTCAGAGCTGGCCAGGTGGCTTTCTTGGAGAAGCTGCGCTCGGACAAATTGCGTATGGCTTGTGTCTCCATCCAGAAGACTATTCGCTGCTGGCTGGCACGCAAAAAGTACCTGAGGATGAGGGAGTCTGCCATTACTATTCAGAAACATGTACGGGGTCACCAGGCACGCTG TTATGCCAAGTTTCTGCTGCAAACCAGAGCAGCTATTATCATTCAGCGCAATGTGCGAATGTGGTCGAAAAGGAAACTCTAccagcagcagcgttctgcagCTATCACTGTTCAGTGCTTCTGGAGGGCTCACATGGCTAGAAAGCAGTACCATAAG TTGATGTATGAGAAAAAGGCAATAGTCATTCAGAAGTGGGTGAAAGGCTGGCTGGCCAGACAGCATTACAAGCGCATCCTGGCAGCCATTATCCTGCTGCAGAGTTGTGTGCGTCGCATGAGGGCAAAGAGGGAACTAAAGAAGCTGAAAGTAGAAGCACGCTCTGTGGAGCACTTCAAGAAGCTCAATATTGGCATGGAGAACAAGATTTTGCAGTTGCAGCACAAGATAAATGAGCAG caaaaggaaaacagagaacTCAGTGAGAAGCTGAGTGTTACGGAGAAAGCTCAGACTATGGAgatagagagacagagcagTGAGATAGAAAACCTGCGTAGATCAGAGCAAGAGACCAGAGCTAAAGCAGAGAGGCTACCCTCACTGCTGGAGCAGCTCTCCTTCCTCCAGCACGAACTGGAAAACACCcgcagagagaaggaagaccTGGAAGAGCAGACAAAGGTCTACAAGGAGCAGACAGAGCAG GTGGTAGATGAACTTAACACGAAGAACAACTTGTTGAAAAATGACGTAGATGAACTGAACAAGCAAATCGTTGAACAAGCGCAACAGCTGACAG AGATTCAAACCAACGCTGAGAACACCAAACAGCTGGAGCAGGACTTGACTGAGGAACGTTCTCGATACCAAAGTCTGCTGAGCGAACACCTGCATCTGGAGGAGCGGCACAGAGACCTGAAGGAACAGATGGATCTCAACACT ACTTCAAGCAAATCTAGTCTGAAGAGGACAGACTCCAACTACAGCAGTAACTCATCTGAGTTTAGTCAGAGCTTAGGCTCTACTGAGGGTGAAGACAGCTCTGTACAAACAGAG GATGAGACCCAGACTGCAGTGGACCTGCCAGTCCTCTTGAAGCTTCAGAGGAGAGTGAaagagctggagcaggagaaaCAGTCACTATGGCAGCAGCTGGATAAACGAGAGGAAGACCagcaagaaaaagcaaaa gtGGTCGAGGAACAGAGAACAAGTGGAAGAGCAGAACTGGACTTGGAAACATTGAAG CGACAAGAACTGGAGTCTGAGAACAAGAAATTGAAGCAGGATCTAAATGAGCTGCGAAAGTCTCTGACTAATGAGAACAGTGATTTAGTGCCCCCTGCCCCTGGTTCTCTGCCCTACAAAGTCCTGCTGGAGCAACTCAATTCTTCCACAGAGGAGCTGGAGATGAGGAAAGAGGAGGTGCTGCTCCTGCGGTCGCATTTGGTGCGCCAAGAGGCTCTTAAACACAAG GACTCTGCACTGGGAGAAGGTGTGAAATTGGATCTCAGTGAAATCCCCTCATATCAAGATGTTCACAA ATCCACTGACATCCACACACTGAATGAAGATGGAGAGCTGTGGCTGGCTTATGAAGGCTTGAAAGAGACAAATAG GCTTCTGGAGTACCAGATGCACGAGCAGGAACGGGTTCACAATGAGAGGTACATGAAGCTGGTAGAGGAGATGAACAAGCTGAAGGATGaaaaggagcagcagcagcagatgttgGCTCAGAGCCTCCTTTTGCCTGAAGATGCCCGAATTGAAGCAAGCTTGAAGCTTGAGATTACACGGCTGACCAGAGAGAACCTG GAACTTCTGGAACAGCAagagaaacaagacaaaaccaTTAGAAAGCTGAAAAAACAACTTAAGCTTTACATGAAAAAGGTTGAAGATTTTGAAG tGAGCACTGAGCAAGAGACCAGACGCTCAGTGGTGAGTCCTCCTGGCAGAGCAGTGAACATCACCCGCAAGGAGAAGGAGTACCAGGGCATGTTGGAGTACAAGCAGGGTGACGAGAGCCGGTTGCTTAAGAATCTGGTCATAG CTTCACTCCAGGCCTTCCTGCCTACATCATCTTCATGTGCGTACGATATGCAGACATTGTGA